A stretch of Prosthecobacter algae DNA encodes these proteins:
- a CDS encoding Ig-like domain-containing protein, translating into MRALAPLFVLFGTFAACLCAAPGDLDPGYRPSVYASSSIRGIYSISLNEDGNATVGGALFGHEVGDSYEIIREVSPEGNRSPSFDAVSLNIAGSSIIRQWDDKVLVGGPNFFVPINNYRGVQRLNRDGSLDESFAAHVSNGTVNAMVIQPDGKIIIGGSFLTVNGVAKTKLARLNADGSLDEGFNPSVTGNVNTMAIVADQKIILGGNFSAINGSFRNSMARLNADGSLDEAFQTSIQRSIGTLPGYVYSVVVHANGELTVGGEFSHVNGSTSSNLVRLREDGTVLKRLSTSSHIRTIVLQADGKLLVGGAGPTVYTTELASYPSLMRLMADGSTDATFLPPNLKTGGNKNFRLNALALQKDGKLLFGLALNTFQLLPAAPLLLHRLENDAATESLTMTGGNRIEWLRGGTAPEVSEVRFEISENGSDWQFLGDGTRIGNGWELRELSLPASGFLRARGRTCGGSFNGSYGLVGKTIPIGSGTAQIVLESPDEEVHAGDAGVYEFGSNYGVRIFKIRNSGTAVLRIESISFENAVSCLISANSEGMDRSLEPGAETSFAVFMDPRISYSSPNPAAAMKITSNAGDNPEIQLSLSGEFAHSPTANIDSISLYYNQNNGDYVNLPFTRYFFPERTGYALLIPSYLRSADLRVFFNDYIDGVYLGMRALKINGTSSNLEGIVRLNFALVPEPIVIESLSPDGQNWKTYTIRVYRSPPKPGEFDPTFAPQEYLGNSADAILPDGKILLSGRRRNLDGSLDSTFLNFEESTRRNGVHVQSDLGILFEDQNSIKRLGPNGQSQWYSSYLHSPDTFVKVRDGSILTGSRSFVSSKRSLTRLSSLGELDETYESPVWGDIFAMLELPDGRTLVSGDLSSRLGSTQMAVGRLLADGSLDATYPVVSSNGDIEAMILQPDGKILLYGTFTQILEQSRNGCARLNADGTLDTSFVPALGSSARIEAAVLQADGKILLAGPFGNINSSTLTLIRLNSDGSFDRSLEAYSSSWHASNLLMQKNGSIVLSGSFEKLNQVPVNRVARLHNGPATESLTVPDATRVLWERGGTAPEALDVYFECSTDEGETWTWLGQGSYITSGWELTGLNLPAAGKVRARAVLQSGHKSRSRGLVETVAAFAFTPAALVVEDGAGQPWVSGASADFGQAGLGGVQRQNLVLKNTGETRLEDIRVEIDGVNAADFRLLEPAIATLPKAGEQSLQLLFIPSQLGTRTAVARIYSSDLTEPMQIQLTGVGIKPLVPTVKTLPATEVHPASVRLNGTVNIRGLVREVFFEYGTTPSLGNLRMLSAGTEEGFEDQTVQQTLSGLLPKTRYYFRIRAASAEGGAVGATLSFVTGNSAPVARDDQWIFVRTPGSLSLNVLANDEDPDGDALSLASFTPPLPEGSGSLVKVGNALVYTPSESGYQSSFTYRVKDAAGALSEPATVRITLNVANLSASNSGLISAAGQTYSLNLRTYALWKVLNPLPWVRVDVMEGFGDRRLQITVLPNTTVKPRSGTISIGYATHAITQDGVLLPVLEQPGLPLPPAYVGAAFELPISTQNLPVIYTVKNLPPGLTISGATGVISGVPTRAGNYAISIKARNVAGAAVDTVLLDLDVNELPREFQGRHEGVISINESQPRSLGGRYELTVTATGAFTGKVTLGSKTEAMKGSLAVDPAVPTKAIGTTTLTSGKNAPLRQFKVELHSDGDGSHEAELLTGGVKTDDGHGWWIPWNGKDRLATAYAETYSFVTSPVESEGSAPEGHGYGSFSVVEKTGAVKISGRLADGTPYISSAFVSGRGDIVVYQSLYSQGGALVGGLAVESHENRALNGVLGALDWVKHPVDIKVKDLAYRGGFGVLELGPRGGVLPKLAPGGRILDLPESESPQAELKFSGGGGPAPFDAEVIVTNPSAKGLTNKATVSTTPEAVTLPVLDVKKGTFSGSFTLAGSAPSLNRKTAFSGQIVQIEGVVKGYGFFMLPELPAEGGSLKTSSRHSGAVLFQAAPSP; encoded by the coding sequence ATGCGTGCCCTAGCCCCCCTCTTTGTTCTGTTTGGCACTTTTGCGGCCTGCCTGTGCGCAGCGCCGGGTGATTTGGATCCTGGGTACAGGCCCTCGGTGTATGCCAGTTCCTCAATACGTGGCATCTACAGCATCAGCCTCAACGAGGATGGAAATGCGACCGTGGGGGGGGCTCTGTTTGGGCACGAGGTTGGCGATAGTTATGAAATCATTAGAGAAGTTTCTCCAGAAGGAAATCGGTCTCCATCATTTGATGCGGTATCTCTGAATATCGCGGGGAGTTCCATCATCCGGCAATGGGATGATAAAGTCTTGGTGGGAGGTCCAAACTTTTTCGTTCCCATAAATAATTATCGGGGTGTTCAGCGGCTGAACCGTGATGGTAGCTTGGATGAGAGTTTTGCGGCTCACGTCTCAAATGGGACAGTTAATGCCATGGTCATCCAGCCGGACGGCAAGATCATCATCGGAGGCTCTTTTCTGACGGTGAACGGCGTCGCCAAAACGAAGCTGGCCCGACTGAATGCTGATGGGAGTCTTGATGAAGGCTTCAACCCTTCAGTCACGGGCAATGTGAACACGATGGCCATTGTGGCGGATCAAAAGATCATTCTGGGAGGTAACTTCAGCGCCATCAATGGCAGCTTTCGTAACTCCATGGCTCGACTGAATGCGGATGGATCCCTGGATGAAGCGTTTCAGACTTCTATTCAAAGGAGCATCGGCACACTACCAGGATATGTTTACAGTGTGGTTGTCCATGCAAATGGTGAGCTGACGGTGGGGGGAGAATTTAGCCACGTCAACGGATCAACGAGTTCAAACTTGGTGCGCTTACGCGAAGACGGCACGGTGTTGAAAAGGTTGTCAACATCCTCACATATTCGAACCATAGTTCTCCAAGCTGATGGGAAGCTTCTGGTCGGAGGGGCAGGTCCAACTGTGTATACTACTGAGCTTGCCTCGTATCCCTCATTGATGCGTTTGATGGCGGATGGTTCTACGGATGCTACATTCCTACCCCCTAACTTAAAAACCGGGGGGAATAAAAACTTCCGGCTTAACGCTTTGGCACTGCAAAAAGATGGGAAGTTGTTATTTGGGCTCGCCCTAAATACCTTCCAACTATTACCAGCGGCCCCTCTGCTGCTGCATCGACTCGAAAATGATGCTGCCACTGAGAGTCTCACGATGACTGGAGGCAACCGTATCGAGTGGTTGCGTGGAGGTACGGCACCCGAGGTATCGGAGGTTCGCTTCGAAATCAGTGAAAACGGTTCTGACTGGCAGTTTTTGGGGGATGGCACCCGCATTGGAAATGGCTGGGAACTCCGTGAACTCAGTTTGCCTGCCAGTGGATTCTTGAGAGCCCGTGGGCGGACATGTGGAGGCAGTTTCAATGGTTCTTATGGACTGGTTGGCAAGACGATTCCAATTGGCAGCGGCACTGCCCAGATCGTTCTGGAATCTCCGGATGAGGAGGTGCATGCTGGAGATGCTGGTGTTTATGAATTCGGCAGCAACTATGGAGTCAGGATCTTTAAAATTCGCAATTCAGGAACTGCTGTCCTGCGAATTGAGAGTATCTCCTTTGAGAATGCAGTAAGCTGTCTCATCAGTGCTAACAGCGAAGGAATGGACCGCAGTCTGGAGCCCGGCGCAGAGACTTCCTTCGCCGTTTTTATGGATCCTCGGATTAGTTATTCTTCCCCAAATCCGGCGGCGGCGATGAAAATTACCAGCAATGCAGGAGATAATCCTGAGATCCAATTATCGCTATCTGGAGAGTTTGCTCACAGTCCAACTGCAAATATTGATTCTATAAGTTTATACTATAATCAGAACAATGGAGATTATGTAAATCTTCCTTTTACAAGGTATTTTTTTCCCGAGCGAACAGGCTATGCGCTTTTGATTCCATCGTATCTGCGCTCAGCCGATTTACGGGTTTTCTTTAATGATTACATAGACGGTGTTTATCTGGGGATGCGCGCATTAAAGATAAACGGAACAAGTTCAAATTTAGAGGGCATTGTTCGTTTAAACTTCGCCCTGGTTCCAGAGCCCATTGTCATCGAGTCACTGTCGCCGGATGGGCAGAATTGGAAGACTTACACCATTCGTGTTTATCGTAGCCCGCCGAAGCCGGGAGAGTTTGACCCGACCTTTGCTCCTCAGGAGTATTTAGGTAACAGTGCAGATGCCATCTTACCCGACGGGAAAATACTTTTGAGTGGAAGGCGACGGAATTTGGATGGCTCGCTCGATAGTACTTTTCTGAATTTTGAGGAGTCCACCAGACGCAATGGAGTTCATGTGCAATCTGATTTAGGAATATTGTTCGAAGATCAAAACAGCATCAAAAGGTTGGGGCCTAATGGGCAAAGCCAATGGTATTCCTCTTATCTTCACAGTCCCGATACGTTCGTGAAAGTTCGGGATGGTTCTATTCTGACGGGCAGCCGCTCCTTTGTCTCATCCAAACGATCTCTGACTAGGCTTTCATCCCTGGGAGAATTGGATGAAACTTATGAGTCACCTGTTTGGGGGGATATCTTTGCCATGCTGGAACTGCCGGACGGGCGCACACTTGTCAGTGGGGATTTGTCTTCACGATTGGGTTCTACTCAAATGGCTGTAGGGCGGTTGCTCGCCGATGGAAGTTTGGATGCGACGTATCCGGTGGTTTCTAGCAATGGCGATATCGAGGCGATGATCCTGCAGCCGGATGGCAAGATTTTGCTGTATGGCACATTCACTCAGATCTTGGAGCAGTCGAGGAATGGTTGCGCCCGTCTAAACGCAGACGGAACTCTGGATACCAGCTTTGTTCCTGCTCTCGGATCGTCGGCGCGCATCGAAGCAGCCGTGTTGCAGGCGGATGGCAAAATCCTCCTGGCTGGACCTTTCGGAAATATCAATTCATCCACGCTGACTCTGATCCGGCTAAACTCGGATGGCAGCTTTGATCGCAGCTTGGAGGCCTATTCCTCTTCGTGGCATGCATCCAATCTCCTGATGCAGAAAAATGGATCCATTGTGCTTTCTGGCTCCTTTGAAAAGTTGAACCAGGTTCCTGTAAACAGGGTTGCCCGTCTTCATAACGGTCCGGCCACTGAAAGCCTGACGGTGCCTGATGCGACCCGGGTACTCTGGGAGCGAGGCGGGACGGCACCGGAGGCGCTGGATGTGTACTTTGAATGCAGCACAGATGAAGGTGAGACTTGGACCTGGCTGGGGCAGGGAAGTTACATCACCAGTGGATGGGAACTGACCGGGCTGAACCTGCCTGCTGCTGGGAAAGTGCGTGCCCGCGCGGTGCTGCAAAGCGGCCACAAAAGCCGCAGCCGAGGCCTGGTGGAAACTGTCGCCGCATTTGCCTTCACCCCAGCGGCGCTGGTGGTGGAGGATGGTGCGGGCCAACCCTGGGTCTCTGGTGCCTCAGCGGATTTTGGCCAAGCGGGGTTGGGTGGAGTGCAGCGGCAAAATCTTGTCCTGAAGAACACCGGCGAAACCCGGCTGGAGGACATCCGTGTGGAGATTGACGGGGTGAATGCAGCGGATTTCCGCCTTCTAGAGCCTGCTATCGCGACCTTGCCGAAGGCTGGTGAGCAGTCATTGCAACTCCTCTTCATTCCGTCCCAACTGGGAACTCGTACTGCTGTGGCCAGAATTTACAGTTCTGACCTGACGGAACCTATGCAGATCCAGCTCACAGGTGTGGGTATCAAGCCTTTGGTTCCTACCGTGAAAACGCTGCCCGCCACAGAAGTGCATCCTGCCTCGGTCCGGCTCAATGGAACCGTGAATATCCGTGGTTTGGTGAGGGAGGTTTTCTTTGAGTACGGCACTACCCCGAGCCTGGGCAATCTGCGGATGCTTTCAGCCGGAACAGAGGAAGGGTTTGAAGACCAGACGGTGCAGCAGACTCTGAGCGGGCTGTTGCCGAAAACGCGATATTACTTCCGCATTCGTGCCGCCAGCGCAGAGGGGGGAGCGGTGGGAGCTACCCTGAGCTTTGTGACGGGCAATAGCGCACCCGTGGCCCGCGATGATCAGTGGATCTTTGTCCGCACGCCGGGTTCGCTTTCTCTGAATGTCCTGGCCAATGATGAAGATCCTGATGGCGATGCCCTGTCTCTGGCCTCGTTCACGCCACCACTGCCGGAAGGTAGCGGTTCCTTAGTCAAGGTAGGCAATGCCCTGGTCTATACGCCTTCGGAGAGTGGCTACCAGAGTTCCTTTACGTACCGAGTGAAGGACGCAGCCGGGGCATTGTCGGAACCTGCTACCGTGCGTATCACCCTGAATGTTGCCAATTTATCGGCATCCAACTCGGGATTGATCTCCGCCGCAGGCCAGACCTATTCCCTGAACCTCAGGACCTATGCATTATGGAAGGTGCTGAATCCGCTGCCGTGGGTGCGGGTGGATGTGATGGAAGGTTTTGGGGACCGCCGCCTGCAGATCACTGTGCTGCCGAATACGACGGTGAAACCGCGCTCTGGAACGATCAGCATTGGCTATGCCACCCATGCGATCACCCAGGATGGTGTCTTGTTGCCAGTACTTGAGCAACCTGGGCTGCCGCTGCCTCCGGCCTATGTGGGGGCGGCGTTTGAGCTGCCCATTTCCACCCAGAATCTTCCGGTGATTTATACAGTCAAGAACCTGCCTCCTGGCCTAACCATAAGCGGTGCTACGGGAGTGATCTCCGGCGTGCCTACGCGTGCGGGGAACTACGCCATCAGCATCAAGGCCCGGAACGTCGCGGGAGCAGCGGTGGATACGGTGTTGCTGGACCTGGATGTCAACGAACTGCCTCGGGAGTTCCAGGGCAGGCATGAAGGCGTCATTTCAATCAACGAGAGCCAACCTCGAAGTCTGGGCGGTCGCTATGAGCTGACCGTGACTGCGACGGGAGCCTTTACGGGCAAGGTCACTCTGGGCAGTAAAACGGAGGCCATGAAAGGCAGTCTGGCAGTGGACCCAGCCGTGCCCACAAAGGCGATCGGCACCACCACCTTGACCAGTGGGAAGAACGCGCCACTGCGTCAGTTCAAGGTAGAATTGCACTCCGACGGTGACGGCAGCCATGAGGCCGAGTTGCTGACGGGTGGTGTGAAAACGGATGACGGTCACGGATGGTGGATTCCCTGGAACGGGAAGGATCGCCTGGCCACTGCGTATGCAGAAACGTACAGCTTTGTGACCTCGCCCGTGGAGTCGGAAGGTTCCGCGCCGGAAGGTCATGGTTATGGCTCCTTCAGCGTGGTGGAAAAAACGGGCGCGGTGAAGATCTCTGGCCGTCTGGCCGATGGCACCCCTTACATCTCCAGCGCTTTCGTGAGTGGCAGGGGAGACATCGTTGTCTATCAGTCGCTCTATTCTCAAGGCGGGGCGCTGGTGGGTGGTCTTGCTGTGGAGAGCCATGAGAATCGGGCGCTCAATGGTGTCCTTGGGGCATTGGACTGGGTGAAGCATCCGGTGGACATTAAAGTGAAGGATCTGGCCTATCGCGGTGGCTTTGGCGTTCTGGAACTGGGACCTCGTGGGGGCGTGTTGCCTAAGCTGGCTCCTGGAGGTCGCATCCTGGACCTGCCAGAAAGCGAGTCCCCACAGGCAGAGCTGAAGTTCAGTGGTGGTGGGGGGCCCGCGCCCTTTGATGCTGAGGTCATCGTGACCAACCCTTCCGCCAAAGGCCTAACGAACAAAGCGACCGTCAGCACGACTCCGGAGGCGGTGACCCTGCCTGTGCTGGATGTGAAAAAGGGCACTTTTAGCGGCAGCTTCACGCTGGCGGGCAGCGCCCCTTCGCTGAACCGTAAAACGGCTTTTTCGGGCCAGATTGTTCAGATTGAGGGAGTGGTGAAGGGGTATGGCTTTTTCATGCTGCCGGAGCTTCCTGCCGAGGGCGGAAGCCTGAAGACCTCGTCTCGACATTCGGGGGCTGTTTTGTTTCAGGCTGCGCCGTCGCCTTGA
- a CDS encoding quinone-dependent dihydroorotate dehydrogenase produces MSLIANLYPILKPWLFRMDAERAHEWTTRMMRISHSLGLLTVGQENVPVTPVECLGLRFPNVLGLAAGMDKSASAVEAWAAVGFGFVEVGTLTPRPQPGNPKPRLFRLPEHEALINRMGFNNPGIHSAVKRLKNRRTSAVVGVNIGKNFDTPNEGAVNDYLLGLKAAYPVADYIAVNISSPNTKGLRDLQAEDSIRALLGALKNEQARLAAEHGKTKPVLVKIAPDLEEAQIEALARVFNELAVDGVIATNTTINRAAVAGHALENEAGGLSGAPVTQRSTEVIRAFRSLLNPGTPIIGVGGILSGQQAADKLQAGAQLVQVYSGLVYRGPGLVQDVLQKVGQGLK; encoded by the coding sequence ATGTCCCTCATTGCCAATCTCTACCCGATTCTGAAACCCTGGCTGTTCCGCATGGATGCGGAGCGCGCGCATGAGTGGACGACGCGGATGATGCGCATCTCCCACAGCCTGGGGCTGCTGACGGTGGGGCAGGAGAATGTGCCAGTCACGCCAGTGGAGTGCCTGGGGCTGCGCTTTCCCAATGTTCTGGGGCTGGCGGCCGGGATGGACAAGTCCGCCTCGGCCGTGGAGGCCTGGGCGGCGGTCGGGTTTGGTTTTGTGGAGGTGGGCACGCTGACGCCGCGCCCGCAGCCGGGCAACCCGAAGCCGCGCCTTTTCCGCCTACCGGAGCATGAGGCGCTGATCAACCGCATGGGCTTCAACAACCCTGGCATCCACTCCGCCGTGAAACGCCTGAAAAACCGCCGCACCTCAGCGGTGGTCGGCGTGAACATCGGCAAGAATTTTGACACGCCGAATGAAGGGGCGGTGAACGACTACCTGCTGGGGCTGAAGGCGGCCTACCCGGTGGCCGACTACATCGCGGTCAACATCTCCAGCCCGAACACCAAGGGGCTGCGCGATCTGCAGGCCGAAGACTCGATCCGCGCCCTGCTGGGAGCCCTGAAGAATGAGCAGGCCCGCCTGGCTGCGGAGCATGGAAAAACGAAACCGGTGCTGGTGAAGATCGCCCCGGATCTGGAGGAAGCCCAGATTGAGGCGCTGGCCCGCGTGTTCAATGAACTGGCAGTGGATGGCGTCATCGCCACGAATACGACGATCAACCGCGCTGCCGTGGCGGGCCACGCTTTAGAAAACGAGGCTGGGGGCCTCAGTGGGGCTCCCGTGACCCAGCGCTCCACGGAAGTGATCCGCGCCTTCCGCAGCCTGCTTAATCCAGGCACGCCCATCATCGGGGTGGGTGGCATTCTCAGCGGCCAGCAGGCAGCGGACAAGCTGCAGGCCGGGGCCCAACTGGTGCAGGTTTACAGCGGTCTGGTTTATCGTGGTCCTGGTCTGGTGCAGGATGTGTTGCAAAAGGTGGGGCAGGGGCTGAAGTAA
- a CDS encoding CDGSH iron-sulfur domain-containing protein — MLPKIYDTQPAILDLEAGEYFWCSCGLSGHQPMCDGEHTGTGLRSKKFILTERSIVRLCNCKQTRTPPFCDGSHAALNG, encoded by the coding sequence ATGCTGCCTAAAATCTACGATACCCAACCTGCCATCCTCGATCTGGAGGCGGGGGAGTATTTCTGGTGTTCCTGCGGGCTGAGTGGGCACCAGCCCATGTGCGATGGCGAGCATACGGGCACCGGGTTGCGCTCGAAAAAATTCATTCTGACCGAACGCAGCATCGTGCGCCTGTGCAATTGCAAGCAGACCCGCACACCGCCCTTTTGCGATGGCAGCCACGCTGCCCTGAACGGCTAA
- a CDS encoding tRNA (cytidine(34)-2'-O)-methyltransferase, whose product MLHIVLYQPEIPHNTGAAGRLCLATGARLHLIKPLGFSLEDKYLKRSGLDYWAEVDVQVWDSWEEMQAATSTEAEFFYVEVQGTKLHWEADFTHSEDLYLVFGPETRGVPETLMQTSLDNVLRIPMLGTRSLNLATAVAITLYEAVRQRGGL is encoded by the coding sequence ATGCTGCACATCGTCCTTTATCAACCTGAAATCCCCCACAACACCGGGGCTGCGGGCCGCCTGTGCCTGGCCACCGGCGCACGGCTGCACCTCATCAAGCCGCTGGGATTCAGCCTGGAAGACAAGTACCTGAAACGCAGCGGGCTGGACTACTGGGCGGAGGTCGATGTGCAGGTCTGGGATTCCTGGGAGGAAATGCAGGCCGCAACCTCGACCGAGGCCGAGTTTTTCTACGTGGAGGTCCAGGGCACAAAGCTGCACTGGGAAGCCGACTTTACCCACAGCGAAGACCTTTACCTCGTTTTCGGCCCCGAGACACGCGGCGTGCCAGAAACGCTGATGCAGACCAGCCTGGACAACGTTTTGCGCATCCCCATGCTGGGCACGCGCAGCCTGAATCTTGCCACGGCGGTAGCCATCACCCTCTATGAAGCCGTCCGGCAGCGGGGCGGACTGTGA
- a CDS encoding glucosamine-6-phosphate isomerase, with the protein MPRKLSHIAPDWWDYTTLDHDLINDAARLTERDLRQLSRPGFKVVMYDTLEDFYLAQALEYIHAWKQASADNPAGICGPIGPTEQLPLVARLVNDLGISIKDGHFWGMDEWYDPETKKEVSMEHPLSFEKADRELCFDRIQKKLVMPDAHMHFPKADVTDYVKSWHSGVRCIVMQGGQGDIKHWAFNDPLKRTGKWKNEPPPPAEYRKLGTRIVDLHPVTLSQNARTSGGGNITMVPQMAITVGPKETWMAEKVSIWQAGMHDNPLGQRLTALMISKRLADSSVPMSLLADHQNVQFNYFRGGLGSCAVEMH; encoded by the coding sequence ATGCCCCGCAAACTCAGCCACATCGCCCCAGACTGGTGGGACTACACCACGCTCGACCATGACCTGATCAACGACGCGGCCCGCCTCACGGAGCGTGATCTGCGCCAGCTCTCCCGCCCTGGGTTCAAGGTAGTCATGTATGATACCCTGGAGGATTTTTATCTGGCCCAGGCCCTGGAGTATATTCATGCCTGGAAGCAGGCCTCGGCGGACAATCCGGCGGGCATTTGCGGCCCCATCGGTCCTACGGAGCAGCTTCCCCTGGTGGCGCGCCTCGTCAATGACCTGGGCATTTCCATCAAGGACGGCCACTTCTGGGGCATGGACGAGTGGTATGACCCGGAAACCAAAAAGGAGGTCTCCATGGAGCATCCGCTGTCCTTTGAAAAGGCGGACCGGGAGCTGTGCTTTGACCGTATCCAGAAAAAGCTGGTCATGCCCGATGCGCACATGCATTTCCCGAAGGCGGATGTGACCGACTATGTGAAAAGCTGGCACTCCGGTGTGCGCTGCATCGTCATGCAGGGCGGCCAGGGCGACATCAAGCACTGGGCCTTCAACGACCCGCTGAAGCGTACGGGCAAGTGGAAGAACGAGCCGCCACCGCCCGCTGAATACCGCAAGCTGGGCACCCGCATTGTGGATCTCCATCCGGTGACCCTGTCCCAAAACGCCCGCACCTCAGGTGGTGGCAATATCACCATGGTGCCGCAGATGGCTATCACGGTGGGGCCGAAGGAAACCTGGATGGCGGAGAAGGTGAGCATCTGGCAGGCCGGCATGCATGACAATCCGCTGGGGCAACGCCTCACTGCGCTGATGATCTCCAAGCGGCTGGCTGACTCCTCCGTGCCGATGTCACTGCTGGCCGATCACCAGAATGTGCAGTTCAACTATTTCCGCGGCGGCCTCGGCAGTTGCGCGGTCGAGATGCACTGA
- a CDS encoding protein-disulfide reductase DsbD family protein: MLQTVSRLLFFCLLLATSQRPASAQFNLTPNAATAKVTASLVSEVKAAAPGESFRIAVKLEHQPHWHTYGKVLPADVIGKPTTLKWTLPEGWTVEELPWPDTHEVPSTDGKTSQGYDGTVYLPAKITPNGKSGNVGEISVKVDALVCDPQNCMPAKPEAKLTVALADKAEADPAMAEVFGQMTSAPASGIAEAKTPATVAKAPERSFAGYLLFAFVGGLILNVMPCVFPVLGIKIMSVVQQAGEDKRQVLMHGLAYTFGVLICFWALGGLVISLGKAWGFQLQSPGFVYGLCAFFLIFGLNMAGLFEIGASAVGVGADLQAKQGVSGSFFSGLLATIVATPCSAPFLGPALGYAVTLPAVQALLMFTMIGLGLASPFLILSLFPKLVSSLPRPGAWMESFKQGMSFLLFGTVAFLAWVLTGMVEGQPMLFTLFGLVIVALGCWIYGRWSLPHKPQRTRIIAVLLTLLCVGGGLAFGWPQVEKGAVSGGSHVEGGLTWEAWSPEKVAELRAANKAVYIDYTAKWCFTCQVNKRVYKDAALQKLIADKKVVLLKADWTNEDPRITKALSDLGKAAVPVNVLYTPGKEEPMILPELLSVDNVSTALQGL; encoded by the coding sequence ATGCTACAAACCGTTTCGCGTCTTTTGTTCTTCTGCCTGCTGCTGGCCACGTCACAGCGGCCTGCTTCTGCTCAGTTCAACCTGACGCCTAATGCGGCCACGGCCAAGGTGACAGCCAGCCTCGTCTCGGAAGTCAAGGCCGCAGCTCCCGGAGAATCCTTTCGCATCGCCGTGAAGCTGGAGCATCAGCCTCACTGGCATACTTATGGCAAGGTGCTGCCCGCTGATGTCATCGGCAAGCCCACCACCTTGAAATGGACCTTGCCCGAAGGCTGGACTGTGGAGGAGCTGCCCTGGCCGGATACCCATGAGGTGCCTTCCACCGATGGCAAGACCAGCCAGGGTTACGATGGCACCGTTTACCTCCCCGCCAAGATCACGCCTAACGGCAAGTCTGGCAACGTGGGCGAGATCTCCGTCAAAGTGGATGCCCTGGTCTGCGATCCGCAGAACTGCATGCCGGCCAAACCCGAAGCCAAGCTAACCGTGGCACTGGCCGACAAGGCGGAGGCTGATCCGGCGATGGCGGAAGTGTTTGGCCAAATGACGTCTGCGCCTGCTTCGGGCATTGCGGAGGCAAAAACTCCCGCCACCGTGGCCAAGGCTCCGGAGCGCAGCTTTGCCGGTTACCTGCTCTTCGCCTTTGTCGGCGGGCTGATTCTGAATGTCATGCCCTGCGTGTTTCCTGTACTGGGCATCAAGATCATGAGCGTGGTGCAGCAGGCGGGTGAGGACAAACGGCAGGTCCTCATGCACGGCCTGGCCTACACCTTCGGTGTGCTCATCTGCTTTTGGGCTCTCGGCGGGCTGGTGATTTCGCTGGGCAAGGCCTGGGGCTTCCAGTTGCAGTCCCCCGGCTTCGTCTATGGGCTGTGCGCCTTCTTCCTGATCTTTGGCCTGAACATGGCCGGCCTGTTCGAAATCGGTGCTTCAGCCGTGGGCGTAGGCGCAGATCTCCAGGCCAAGCAAGGCGTGAGCGGCTCCTTTTTTTCCGGCCTGCTGGCCACCATCGTCGCCACTCCCTGCTCGGCCCCCTTCCTTGGGCCTGCGCTGGGCTATGCAGTCACCCTGCCAGCAGTCCAGGCCCTGCTCATGTTCACCATGATCGGCCTCGGTCTGGCCAGTCCGTTCCTCATCCTGTCGCTGTTCCCCAAGCTGGTGTCTTCCCTGCCCCGCCCTGGTGCGTGGATGGAAAGCTTCAAGCAAGGCATGTCCTTCCTGCTCTTTGGCACCGTGGCCTTCCTGGCCTGGGTGCTCACCGGCATGGTCGAGGGCCAACCGATGCTCTTCACCCTCTTTGGCCTCGTCATCGTGGCCCTGGGCTGCTGGATCTATGGCCGCTGGTCCCTGCCGCATAAGCCTCAGCGCACCCGCATCATCGCTGTATTGCTGACCCTGCTTTGCGTCGGAGGTGGCCTAGCCTTTGGCTGGCCCCAGGTGGAAAAAGGGGCCGTAAGCGGAGGCAGCCATGTTGAAGGCGGCCTGACCTGGGAAGCATGGTCACCCGAAAAAGTGGCCGAACTGCGCGCCGCCAACAAAGCAGTGTACATCGATTACACTGCCAAGTGGTGCTTCACCTGCCAGGTGAACAAACGGGTGTACAAAGACGCCGCCTTGCAGAAGCTCATCGCCGACAAAAAGGTGGTGCTGCTGAAGGCCGACTGGACCAACGAAGACCCTCGCATCACCAAAGCTCTGTCGGATCTCGGCAAAGCCGCCGTGCCGGTGAACGTCCTCTACACGCCAGGGAAAGAGGAACCCATGATCCTGCCAGAACTGCTCAGCGTGGACAATGTCTCGACGGCCCTCCAGGGGCTGTAA